One genomic segment of Centroberyx gerrardi isolate f3 chromosome 4, fCenGer3.hap1.cur.20231027, whole genome shotgun sequence includes these proteins:
- the LOC139910324 gene encoding filamin-C-like isoform X1 gives MPATEKDLAEDAPWKKIQQNTFTRWCNEHLKCVNKNLSDLQRDFGDGLKLISLLEVLSQKKMYRKHHIRPNFRQMKLENVSVALEFLDREHIKLVSIDSKAIVDGNLKLILGLIWTLILHYSISMPMWEDEDDEEAKKLTPKQRLLGWIQNKVPQLPINNFNRDWRDGKALGALVDNCAPGLCPDWAEWDPNQPVENAREAMQQADDWLGVPQVIAPEEIVDPNVDEHSVMTYLSQFPKAKLKPGAPLKAKQLFPNKAKAYGPGIEPHGNMVLKPAVFTVETLEAGSGEVLVYVEDPEGHKEEVKPNNDKNRTYTVTYVPKVEGVHKVIVLFAGQNIDKSPYTVNVAKAMGDPSKVHARGPGLDATGNVANKPTYFDIYTAGAGNGDVSVVIVDPQGKKDTVELILENKGDNVFRCTYRPMLEGPHTIHVLFAGQEIPKSPFTVNIAEAINPNACRATGRGLQPKGVRVKEVADFKVFTKGAGTGELKVSVKGPSGAEEQVKVRDAGDGVYECEYYPQKPGKYTVSISWGGQPIPRSPFEVEVSAEAGFQKVRAWGPGLKTGMVGKSADFVVEAIGTEVGTLGFSIEGPSQAKIECDDKGDGSCDVRYWPTEPGDYAVHVICDDEDIKDSPFMAHILPAANDIFPEKVKAFGPGLERTGVIVNKPTEFTIDARMAGKGHLKIYAQDAEGCTIDIKITDRGDTTFLCVYTPVKPIKHTIIITWGEVNVPNSPFRVLVGEGCHPDKVKVYGPGVEKTGLKANEPTYFTVDCSEAGQGDISIGIKCAPGVVGPAEADIDFDIIKNDNDTFTVKYTPPGAGRYTIMVLFADQEIPISPFKVKVDPSHDAGKVRAEGPGLNKTGVEVGTPTHFTIYTKGAGKAKPEVHFTASGPGEAVRDFEIIDNHDYSYTVKYTALQQGNMTISVTHGGDPIPKSPFHITVAPHLDIGKVKVEGLETKVEVGKDQEFTVNTQGAGGQGNVGVKMTSPSGRPIPCKLESDKAKGTHSVKYIPPEEGQYKVDVSYDGNPVMGSPFGVEGVMPADPSKVRAYGPGLQGGIVGKPAPFSIDTKGAGAGGLGLTVEGPCEAKMECQDNGDSTCSVSYLPTEPGEYAINILFAEQHIPGSPFKAVVRPAFDPSKVTASGPGLERAKTGEPATFTVDCTRAGDGELTIEIVSETGAKAEVHIQKTAEGTFSVTYIPPFHGTHTITIKYGGHVIPQFPKVIQVEPAVDTSGVQVYGPGVEPRGVLREVTTHFIVDTRAHNKTGGSHVKVRIINPSGTNTDTYITDKADGTYRVEYTAFEDGMHLIEVLYDDVAVPKSPFRVSVVEGCDPTRVRAYGPGLEGGITNKPNCFTVETRGAGTGGLGLTIEGASEAKMSCKDNKDGSCSVEYVPFTPGDYDVNINYGGHPIPGSPFRVPVRDPVDPSKVKCSGPGLGKGVRAHVPQTFTADCTQAGQAPLDVKLYGPTGSVEPVGVKNNGDGTHTVHYTPSQDGPYTVAVKYADQEVPHSPFKVMSLPGHDASKVRASGPGLDTKGVSASLPVEFTIDARDAGEGLLTVQILDPEGKPKKATIQDNRDGTYTVSYVPDSIGPYTITIKYGGDEIPYSPYRIQSLPTGDASKCLLTGHGVLQKLQTSEDTVITVDAKAAGKGKVTCKVQTPEGVELDMDVVENHDGTFDIYYTAPEPGKYVITIRFGGQNIPKSPFHVVASKEPVAPRDSVDPLFRPLNLVVPFTPQQGEITGEVRMPSGKTARPHITDNKDGTITVKYQPTERGLHEMDIKYDGNHIPGSPLQFYVDAMNSGVVTAYGPGLSYGMVNKAATFTVVTKNAGEGGLSLAVEGPSKAEITCKDNKDGTCTVSYLPTAPGDYNVIVKFDNKHIPGSPYTAKITGDDAITRTSQLNVGTAADVSLKIAETDLSSLTASIRAPSGNEEPCLLKRLPNRHIGISFTPKEVGEHEVSVRKSGMHVANSPFKIMVGQSEIGEASRVKAFGKGLVEAHTFEMAEFFVDTRNAGYGGLALSIEGPSKVDINCEDVEDGTCRVTYCPTEPGNYIVNIKFAEKHIPGSPFTVKVTGEGRIKESITRKRQASSIASVGSTCGLNLKIPGNWFQMVSAQERLTRTFTRSSHTYTRTERTEISKTRGGETKREVRVEESTQVGGGGSPFRDVFGDFLGRESLSSFAGITARPEVESGSQAMTAQVTSPSGKTMDADIVDGGSSTYSVRFIPQEMGPHTVNVKYRGQHVPGSPFQFTVGPMGEGGAHKVRAGGTGLERGVAGAPTEFSIWTREAGAGGLSIAVEGPSKAEISFEDRKDGSCGVSYIVKEPGDYEVSIKFNNENIPDSPFIVPIATLSDEARRLTVTSLQEKDLRVNQEASFMVQRNGARGVVDAKVHTPSGSSEECYVTELDSDKNAIRFIPRENGVHSIDVKFNGCHIPGSPFNVRVGEAGQVGDPGMVTAHGPGLQGGTTGVPSEFVVNTCNAGSGALSVNIDGPSKVKMDCQECPEGYKVTYTPMAPGNYLITIKYGGPQHIVGSPFKARVTGARLSGGHSLHETSSVLVETVTKTSKVGGAYSSSSSSTSTKLTSDASKVVCRGPGLSKAAVGQKNNFSVDCSKAGTNMLMVGVHGPRAPCEEVYVKHMGNKLYNVTYTVKDKGNYTVIVKWGDDNIPGSPYKVVVP, from the exons GTCTGTGTCCTGATTGGGCAGAGTGGGACCCAAACCAGCCTGTGGAGAATGCCAGAGAAGCCATGCAGCAGGCTGATGACTGGTTGGGTGTGCCTCAG GTGATCGCTCCTGAGGAGATTGTGGATCCAAATGTGGATGAGCACTCGGTGATGACTTACCTGTCTCAGTTCCCCAAGGCAAAGCTTAAGCCTGGAGCTCCTCTCAAGGCCAAACAGCTATTCCCAAACAAAGCCAAAGCCTATGGACCTG GTATTGAGCCTCACGGCAACATGGTACTGAAGCCAGCTGTGTTCACTGTGGAGACTTTGGAAGCAGGAAGTGGCGAAGTCCTGGTCTATGTGGAGGATCCTGAGGGACACAAAGAGGAG GTTAAGCCCAACAATGACAAGAACAGAACCTACACCGTCACCTATGTGCCTAAAGTTGAGGGTGTCCACAAG GTGATAGTGCTGTTTGCTGGTCAGAACATCGACAAGAGCCCCTACACAGTGAACGTGGCGAAGGCTATGGGCGATCCCAGCAAGGTCCACGCCAGAGGACCAGGGCTGGACGCTACAGGCAACGTGGCTAACAAACCCACCTACTTTGACATCTACACCGCCG GTGCTGGTAATGGTGACGTGAGCGTGGTCATTGTCGACCCTCAGGGCAAAAAGGACACGGTGGAGCTCATCCTGGAGAACAAGGGCGACAATGTTTTCCGTTGCACCTACCGTCCCATGCTGGAGGGGCCCCACACCATCCATGTGCTGTTTGCAGGCCAGGAGATCCCCAAGAGTCCTTTCACTGTCAACATCGCAGAAG CCATAAACCCCAACGCCTGCAGAGCTACAGGCAGAGGCCTTCAGCCTAAAGGAGTGCGAGTGAAGGAGGTGGCGGACTTCAAAGTTTTCACCAAGGGAGCTGGCACTGGAGAACTCAAAGTCTCAGTCAAAGGGCCAA GTGGAGCAGAGGAACAGGTGAAAGTGCGTGATGCAGGAGAcggtgtgtatgagtgtgaatATTACCCCCAGAAGCCTGGTAAATACACAGTCAGCATCTCCTGGGGAGGTCAGCCCATCCCTCGCAG CCCCTTCGAGGTGGAGGTGAGTGCGGAGGCAGGTTTTCAGAAGGTGCGGGCCTGGGGTCCTGGTCTGAAGACTGGCATGGTGGGCAAATCCGCTGACTTTGTGGTAGAGGCCATCGGCACTGAAGTTGGAACTCTGG GCTTCTCCATTGAAGGCCCATCTCAGGCTAAAATTGAGTGTGATGATAAGGGTGACGGTTCCTGCGATGTTCGCTATTGGCCCACTGAGCCTGGTGACTACGCTGTCCATGTCATCTGTGATGATGAAGACATCAAGGACAGCCCCTTCATGGCCCACATCCTCCCCGCAGCCAATGACATCTTCCCTGAGAAG GTGAAAGCCTTCGGTCCAGGCCTGGAGCGTACTGGTGTCATTGTGAATAAACCAACTGAGTTCACCATTGATGCCCGCATGGCCGGCAAGGGTCACCTCAAGATCTATGCACAG GACGCAGAGGGCTGCACCATCGACATCAAGATCACTGACAGGGGAGACACcaccttcctgtgtgtgtacactccTGTCAAGCCCATTAAacacaccatcatcatcacctggGGAGAGGTCAACGTGCCCAACAGCCCCTTCagg GTGCTGGTTGGAGAGGGCTGTCATCCAGACAAAGTCAAAGTCTATGGGCCTGGAGTGGAGAAAACGGGCCTCAAGGCCAACGAACCAACCTACTTCACCGTGGACTGCAGCGAGGCTGGCCAAG GCGACATCAGCATTGGAATCAAGTGTGCCCCAGGAGTGGTCGGCCCTGCTGAGGCAGACATCGACTTTGACATCATCAAGAATGACAATGACACCTTCACTGTCAAGTACACTCCTCCTGGTGCAGGCCGCTATACCATCATGGTCCTGTTTGCTGACCAG GAAATTCCCATCAGTCCATTCAAAGTCAAGGTGGATCCTTCTCATGATGCTGGCAAGGTGAGAGCCGAGGGCCCCGGACTCAACAAGACAG GAGTGGAGGTGGGAACTCCAACCCACTTCACCATCTACACCAAGGGAGCAGGCAAGGCCAAGCCTGAGGTGCATTTCACAGCATCCGGCCCAGGAGAGGCTGTTCGTGACTTTGAGATCATCGACAACCACGATTACTCCTACACTGTCAAGTACACCGCTCTTCAACAG GGTAACATGACAATCTCAGTAACtcatggaggagatcccattcCCAAAAGCCCCTTCCACATCACAGTGGCTCCTCATCTGGATATTGGCAAGGTCAAAGTGGAGGGATTAGAAACCA AGGTGGAGGTAGGAAAGGACCAGGAGTTCACAGTGAACACCCAGGGTGCCGGTGGGCAGGGCAATGTAGGTGTGAAGATGACCTCACCCTCTGGCCGACCAATCCCATGCAAGCTAGAATCAGACAAAGCCAAAGGCACTCACAGTGTGAAGTACATTCCCCCAGAGGAAGGACAATACAAGGTTGACGTCAGCTATGATGGCAACCCGGTGATGGGAAGCCCCTTCGGTGTGGAGGGGGTGATGCCTGCCGATCCTTCAAAG GTGCGAGCCTATGGCCCAGGCCTGCAGGGGGGCATTGTGGGTAAACCGGCTCCATTCAGTATTGACACCAAGGGAGCAGGTGCAGGTGGGCTGGGCCTGACTGTGGAGGGGCCCTGCGAGGCTAAGATGGAGTGCCAGGACAATGGCGACAGCACATGCTCAGTGTCCTACCTGCCCACTGAGCCTGGGGAGTACGCCATCAACATCCTGTTTGCCGAGCAGCACATCCCCGGCTCTCCCTTCAAGGCGGTGGTGCGCCCGGCCTTTGACCCCAGCAAGGTGACGGCCAGCGGGCCCGGACTGGAGAGGGCCAAGACTGGGGAACCAGCAACTTTCACTGTGGACTGCACCAGAGCGGGAGACGGCGAGCTCACCATTGAGATCGTGTCAGAGACCGGGGCTAAGGCTGAGGTGCACATCCAGAAAACTGCAGAGGGGACCTTCTCTGTGACGTACATCCCGCCCTTTCACggcacacacaccatcaccatcaAGTACGGTGGCCATGTCATTCCCCAGTTCCCCAAAGTCATCCAGGTGGAGCCCGCTGTGGACACCAGTGGGGTGCAGGTCTATggaccaggagtggagcctagAG GGGTCCTTAGAGAGGTCACAACCCACTTCATCGTGGACACCCGTGCCCACAACAAGACTGGTGGAAGTCATGTGAAGGTCCGCATTATCAACCCCTCAGGCACCAACACAGACACCTACATCACTGACAAGGCAGACGGCACCTACAGAGTGGAATACACTGCCTTCGAGGATG gtaTGCATCTGATTGAGGTGCTGTATGACGATGTGGCCGTGCCCAAGAGCCCCTTCAGAGTCTCAGTGGTGGAGGGATGTGACCCGACCCGCGTCCGCGCCTATGGCCCAGGTCTGGAGGGAGGAATAACCAACAAGCCTAACTGCTTCACTGTGGAGACCAG GGGTGCCGGTACAGGAGGCCTGGGCCTGACCATTGAGGGAGCCTCCGAAGCCAAGATGTCCTGCAAGGACAACAAAGATGGCAGCTGCAGCGTGGAGTACGTCCCCTTCACTCCCGGAGACTACGACGTCAACATAAACTACGGAGGTCACCCCATCCCCGGCAGCCCGTTCCGTGTGCCAGTGAGGGACCCGGTGGACCCCAGCAAGGTGAAGTGCTCCGGTCCAGGACTTGGCAAAGGAGTCAGAGCCCATGTCCCTCAAACCTTCACTGCAGACTGCACCCAGGCTGGACAGGCCCCACTGGATGTCAAACTCTATGGTCCAACAG GTTCTGTAGAGCCAGTTGGTGTTAAGAACAACGGTGATGGAACCCACACAGTTCATTACACCCCATCCCAGGACGGCCCTTACACTGTCGCTGTCAAATACGCAGATCAGGAAGTCCCACACAG TCCATTCAAGGTAATGTCTCTGCCTGGTCACGATGCCAGCAAGGTGCGCGCCAGCGGCCCTGGTCTCGACACCAAAGGCGTGTCTGCTAGCCTGCCTGTTGAGTTCACCATTGACGCCCGTGATGCCGGAGAGGGACTGCTCACTGTGCAGATTCTG GACCCAGAGGGAAAACCCAAGAAAGCAACCATCCAGGACAACAGGGACGGCACCTACACTGTGTCCTATGTACCAGACTCTATTGGCCCCTACACTATCACCATCAAATATGGAGGAGATGAGATTCCCTACTCCCCCTACCGCATCCAGTCCCTGCCCACAGGAGACGCCAGCAAATGTCTGCTCACAG GGCATGGCGT CCTTCAGAAGCTGCAGACCTCTGAGGATACGGTCATCACAGTGGACGCCAAGGCTGCTGGGAAGGGCAAGGTGACCTGTAAGGTGCAGACCCCAGAGGGGGTGGAGCTGGACATGGATGTGGTGGAGAATCATGATGGGACCTTTGACATTTACTACACAGCCCCCGAGCCTGGCAAATACGTAATTACCATCCGCTTTGGGGGACAGAACATCCCCAAGAGCCCCTTCCATGTGGTG GCCTCAAAAGAGCCGGTTGCTCCTCGCGATAGTGTGGATCCTCTCTTCCGCCCTCTGAACCTCGTCGTCCCCTTCACGCCACAGCAAGGAGAAATCACAG GTGAGGTGCGTATGCCTTCAGGCAAAACTGCCCGCCCTCACATCACTGACAACAAGGACGGCACCATCACTGTAAAGTACCAGCCCACAGAGAGAGGCCTGCATGAGATGGACATCAAGTATGATGGCAACCACATTCCAG GAAGCCCTCTCCAGTTCTATGTGGATGCCATGAACAGTGGAGTGGTGACTGCTTATGGTCCCGGTCTGAGTTACGGCATGGTCAACAAGGCTGCCACGTTCACTGTGGTCACCAAGAACGCAGGAGAAG GTGGTCTGTCACTGGCAGTGGAGGGTCCCTCCAAGGCAGAGATCACCTGCAAGGACAACAAAGATGGAACCTGCACTGTGTCCTACCTGCCCACTGCTCCTGGAGACTACAACGTCATCGTCAAGTTTGACAACAAACACATCCCTGGCAGTCCCTACACTGCTAAGATCACAG GGGATGACGCCATAACCAGGACATCCCAGTTGAATGTCGGCACAGCGGCTGACGTGTCCCTGAAGATTGCCGAGACTGATCTGAGCTCTCTGACTGCCAGTATCAGAGCGCCATCAGGCAACGAGGAACCCTGCCTCCTCAAGAGGCTGCCCAACAGACACATCG GTATCTCTTTCACCCCTAAGGAGGTTGGTGAGCATGAGGTGAGCGTGAGGAAGAGCGGCATGCACGTGGCCAACAGTCCCTTCAAGATCATGGTTGGCCAGTCGGAGATCGGCGAGGCCAGCAGAGTCAAGGCTTTTGGCAAAGGCCTGGTGGAGGCACACACTTTCGAAATGGCCGAGTTCTTTGTGGATACTAGGAATGCAG gTTATGGAGGTTTGGCATTGTCAATTGAGGGTCCGAGCAAAGTGGATATCAACTGTGAGGATGTGGAGGATGGGACGTGCAGAGTTACCTACTGTCCTACAGAGCCTGGAAACTACATTGTCAACATCAAATTTGCTGAAAAGCACATCCCAG GAAGTCCTTTCACAGTGAAGGTGACCGGAGAAGGAAGGATCAAAGAGAGCATTACTAGGAAGAGACAGGCGTCTTCCATTGCCTCAGTGGGCAGCACATGTGGCCTTAACCTCAAGATCCCAG GAAATTGGTTCCAGATGGTTTCAGCTCAGGAGAGGCTGACCAGGACGTTCACCCGCAGCAGCCACACCTACACCCGCACCGAGCGCACAGAGATCAGCAAGACCCGCGGAGGAGAGACCAAGAGGGAGGTCCGAGTGGAGGAGAGCACccaggtgggaggaggaggaagcccCTTCAGAGACGTTTTTGGAGACTTCCTGGGTAGAGAGAGCCTCAGCAGCTTCGCTGGTATCACTGCAAGACCTGAAG TTGAGAGTGGCTCTCAGGCCATGACGGCTCAGGTGACCAGCCCCAGTGGGAAGACGATGGATGCAGACATtgtggatggagggagcagCACCTACAGCGTGCGCTTCATCCCCCAGGAGATGGGACCCCACACTGTCAACGTCAAGTACAGAGGCCAGCACGTCCCTGGAAGCCCCTTCCAGTTCACTGTGGGGCCcatgggggagggaggagcgCACAAGGTCCGCGCAGGAGGCACCGGCCTGGAGAGAGGCGTGGCTGGAGCACCTA ctGAGTTCAGTATCTGGACCAGAGAGGCAGGTGCTGGCGGTCTATCCATTGCTGTAGAGGGACCTAGCAAGGCTGAAATCTCCTTTGAGGACAGGAAGGATGGATCTTGCGGAGTCTCCTACATAGTGAAAGAGCCAG GCGACTATGAGGTGTCAATCAAGTTCAACAATGAGAACATCCCTGACAGCCCATTCATCGTTCCGATTGCTACACTGTCAGACGAAGCCCGCAGGCTCACAGTCACAAGCCTTCAG GAGAAGGATTTGAGAGTAAACCAGGAAGCATCCTTCATGGTGCAGCGTAACGGGGCTCGAGGTGTGGTCGACGCCAAGGTTCACACCCCCTCCGGCTCTTCTGAGGAATGCTACGTCACTGAGCTTGACAGCG ACAAGAATGCAATCCGCTTCATTCCACGGGAGAACGGCGTCCACTCCATAGACGTCAAGTTCAACGGGTGCCACATTCCTGGCAGCCCCTTTAACGTGCGCGTGGGAGAGGCAGGGCAGGTTGGGGACCCGGGCATGGTGACCGCACACGGCCCTGGACTGCAGGGAGGAACCACAG gcgtACCCTCAGAATTTGTAGTCAACACCTGTAATGCAGGTTCTGGGGCTCTGTCAGTCAACATTGACGGGCCGTCCAAGGTCAAGATGGACTGTCAGGAGTGTCCCGAGGGCTACAAGGTCACTTACACGCCCATGGCACCCGGCAACTATCTCATCACTATCAAATACGGCGGGCCACAGCACATAGTGGGCAGCCCGTTCAAAGCCAGAGTCACAG GTGCCCGGCTGTCAGGGGGACACAGCCTCCATGAGACCTcctctgttttggtggaaacGGTTACCAAGACCTCCAAGGTGGGCGGAGCCTacagctcctcctcttcctccacctcaacCAAACTGACATCTGATGCCAGCAAGGTGGTTTGCCGTGGACCGGGGCTGTCCAAGGCTGCGGTGGGCCAGAAAAACAATTTCAGTGTCGACTGCAGCAAAGCag GTACCAACATGCTGATGGTGGGTGTGCACGGACCCCGCGCTCCCTGTGAGGAGGTGTACGTTAAGCACATGGGCAACAAGCTCTACAACGTTACCTACACCGTCAAGGACAAGGGCAACTACACCGTCATCGTCAAATGGGGCGACGACAACATCCCCGGGAGCCCCTACAAAGTGGTTGTGCCCTAA